A genomic window from Streptomyces sp. HUAS YS2 includes:
- a CDS encoding chaplin, whose product MSRIAKAAAVLAGTGAVALSGAGMAVADSGAEAIAAHSPGVGSGNVVQVPVHIPINLCGNTVNVIGLINPAFGNQCANIDGGDNGDGGYGS is encoded by the coding sequence ATGTCTCGCATCGCGAAGGCTGCAGCTGTTCTCGCCGGCACGGGTGCCGTTGCCCTCAGCGGAGCCGGCATGGCCGTCGCCGACTCGGGCGCCGAGGCCATTGCCGCCCACTCGCCCGGTGTCGGCTCCGGCAACGTCGTTCAGGTCCCGGTCCACATCCCGATCAACCTGTGCGGCAACACCGTCAACGTCATCGGTCTGATCAACCCGGCGTTCGGCAACCAGTGCGCCAACATCGACGGTGGCGACAACGGCGACGGCGGCTACGGCAGCTGA